The segment CGCATGGGCTTGGCAAAGAACAGGCCACCTGAATGATGTCAGACATTAAGGTAGGACAGACAATAGAGCAAAAGACCACTGtaagaaatgtattttacactCAGTTGAATCAATGAAATTGTATAATATTATTAACTTGTATGTAAGTGTGTATCTGGTGCTTCAGCATAACTATCTCTGGTTGAAGCACTATAGCACTCCTGTTTATATGTACGATTATTCTGTATTTCCTAGAGGACCATACCAACGTTATTTTTTGCTAAACTACTACATCATACTCCCTGCTCATGCACCACAGGACAGTATAAACATAGAGGAACCTCAATAATGTTAATTTGCAGCAACTGCTGCTTTCATACTGTATAGGGTGCTTTGCACTATactttacacaaacacacacacacacacacacacacacacacacacacactttacagtaTAATTAAAGAAATAACTATTAAAAACATTGGTTCTTACCTACTACCAGGCTGAGAGCATAACCAAAGGGTGCCTGTGCCCAAGCCAGGCCAAAGTTTGGCAGGTAGACATACTCTGCTGTCCCATTGATGTAGCCCCCACCCACCCAAGTGGCTGAAACCAAGAAGAAAAACCACAAGTAtgtaaaaaagatttaaatCAAAGACTAGGTTTGGAGCATGTAATGTTGCATAAGTTTATTCAAATAACAAGAACTCTAGTTTTGGTTGTCATAGTTGTGTATTAGGGAAGGAAAAGGATTCACAAAACCTTAGCTCGCTGTTGTTGCATCTTTAAGTAGTCAGAAATGTGATGCATGTAATGTTGGAAGTTTTGGTggtaaattatatatattataggcCCCTAGTGCTGTCCGTGCTAAAAAGGGGGTGTTTCTTTCTGAATTTAGATGACACCCATATGTGACGCGGGTCATGTTGAACACCTACCAATAAATAGGTGTAGTAGTTAAGCCCGTAGTTAACCAACTCACCCGTCATTGTGAATCCACCAACGAACAATCCGATGTCCCTCCCCCCGACCATGATGCTCTCGCTCCGGTCTACGCCAACACCGGAGTTCTTGTTCTTCCAGGCGGCCCAGATCCCCACGAACAGAATCAGGAGGTAAAAGATCACGATAGCCACTAGACCTGCGGCGTGGATGGCCATTTTCCTGTCGTCCGTTTCCTCCCGCCGAGATCAAGTGCTATTGCGCGCGGAGAACTGGGATCTCATAGAGAGAACTTTGAGGGAAAAAATGAggaagaaacacatttttcatgcaTTGTCTTTTGCTTTGAtctgaaataaagatttttacaGAAACCTCACTTGGTGTCACACCGTTTACTATCAGGTCTAACAGCGCCCACATCAAAAAGAGCTATTAACATAATAATCAAGTTTTAAACACTACTATACAAACGTTTTGGTTGAGGCTACCAAACTACAAGATTTAATGTGTTGAGTGACCACATTATGTATTTTACAAACTAACACCCAGTACCTTGCAGTTATAGAATACAAAGTGATTTAAATTTCACGTTTTTTTACGCACCAGATTATCTTCGGTTATACTGAAATATCCAGCTATGATAATTGTAAAATCACCACCATATATCAACACACAACTCTGAAGACTCGCCGAACTCAAgctgatgatgttttttttttttttttttcaagattCAAGCCTAAGAGGTGAAATCACTATGGGAGAAAATTCAAAATCCGCATTTCCTACaaataacaatgaaaaaaaaaattctaaccTACATTTCAGGCTGAAAAACGCCTGGATTTTTTCGAGTCAGATTTCTGTTGGTAGCCTCTTTTGCTCGGTAAAAGCTACAAAGTGTGACCCTACCTTACCGTGCCAAGGGACGCACAAGGAAGAGGAACAACCGGCACTCCATCATGTGTCAAATCCagaaaagtgaataaaaaaatacaaaactagAAATTTCGGTAATGATCAGGGGAGTTCTCTTAGTATTGGTGCTGCACTTCAGCTTTTAAGACAGTTTAAGATGTTTTACGCGCGTCTTGTTGCCTCACTTTAATTACAGACATCGCTTAATACAATCGTTGTGCCAGTTTACTCACGCAATGTCTATACATTTTCCAGTAATTCCAATAAAAACTGTTCAGGCTGCTTTGTAGcctaaaatgattttaaaatcccCGACCGTCatgattttgtttcttttggcgCTTTTGTGCGTAAAAGTCCATTGATGCTTCCCAAACGTGGCGCACCGTCACAAAACTGCGGACCATTAACCAAAAGGAGACCCAAGACAGATGCATAAGGGTTTTTGCGTACGATGTGCTGCATCACTTTCAAACCTGTGGGTTTCAGCTCCCGGTTGCGCTGACACCATGGTTCCCGCAGGCCGGTACTGCATTATTGATCTTGCGTTAAATCAACATCTGTCACTGTGGTCAAATGCAGTTACAGCCAGCCAACACATATTAGTTAAAGAAGAGAATATTAGAAACTGACATGACCTTACCTTCACTTTGGAGAAGCGGGTCTAAATCAATTGCAAGAGCAGGGCCTCCAAAAGaagtgtgaaagaaaaagtgTCAAAGATGTTTTTTGTCGGTAAAATGTGATGGTACCACAAAGTAAATCCTCTTGGACGACCAAGCACGATTCTcctatgttgttttttaagtcTCCAATGCTCAtcggaaagagagacagagagggagggaggaagggagggagagggaaagatcgagggagggagagagggtggAGTGGTGGAGATGAATGGGAGTGGTGGGTTTATTGGGTGCTGTCAGGGTGGGTAGCTAGTGGATAAATGTCTTCCAGGGCAGGACGAAAATAGCACCTAATAGAGAGTGGCGTGACGCACAACATCTCCGGGAAAGCTTTCCAATATCATAATATCACATTGGCAATGAATGAAACCTTTACTTTGCCAGGTTACATTTCAGGCCTGATTTACGACCTTGCTCTGCATTAAAGCATCGCCTTTATTTCTGCAAACGCTGGCTGTATGGTGGTAATGTTGAGTGTGCAAGCCCCGCACAGGattactttttcattaaatgACCCACCTTACGCACGCCCCTCTGACTCTCCTTTTGGCAAAGAACATCACTCCTCTCCCAACTTTTTGCATTTAAACATCAAAATCCAAATCAACTCAGTACACATAGACACACGTCACAGGGGAGGAGCAATAGCGACACACAGGACATTATTTTGGTCGCTTTTAGTACACTTTAAGTCGCTATTACTAAATCCACGCATCAAGTATTATtctgaagtaaaagtaaagtaacttgTCCATGTTTTTATACCTCGTAAATGATGTTACCTCGTATAAACTGCCTTTAAACCACAACTAGAAACAGTTAAGGATCCTAAAAGCATATATTATCCAACTAAATGTGTTAGGCTacttaatactactactactgcatcACGGAGGAGGTTTCTTTGGAGAATTCAGcagctgtccatggtgctgaaatgtgaaaacaaacctAAGTGCTCACAACggaaacatttttgtttataaataaGAATATTCGCGTTACCACATCGTTTTCACTTACTTCCAACATCTAGTCTACTACATTTAGTATAGgctattattataatattaatatacagAGATATATTATATAGCTGTAGGCCTACTTAGTGAAAGTGAAACTATGGTGCTACTCAATGGAGAGTTTAGTTTGTGACCTTATTGGTCATTTGCCTTGATGTGAAGCCTTTTCGGTCTCATTATACCTTCAACTGTTGTTTCACACGGTTAATTTTTTACAAGCAATCGACAAGCATTTTCCTTTAGTGAATTCCACACACAATTGAATCCACCGCTTTACCAGCTATATAAATGAGCTCCTGGATGTAAACGAAGATGCTGACTGGACTGCTGGAAATGAGACTTGCTTGAATTGTGAAGCGTCCCCTAATTTATAGTGTCTGTGCGGCTGACAGGCTGCCAGACACAGGGCAGCTCTAATTGGAGAGTTTTCTAAAAAAGTAAGCCTCCTAAACACCTCCACGGTGTTGCGGGTAGTCAAGCAGCCTGGAAGAGTCGTAAATAACTTTGCAATCAGCATCCACGAATGATAGTAATTTTTCATTTCCCATATATGGCTTAATGATCAGTCTCTATCGAGCCAATCATAAAAAGTGCTCTAGCTGCGCGCTAAATGTATCAACTGGCAGACCATATCACATCAACCAAATGATATAGtctaaaagaataaaaagaaggCTTTAGGCTGCCTTCTCAGAAGACATTGGTCGCCATCCAGTGGCTTTCTAATGCTTTACTCAAATCTGTAAAATTTTGTAAATGAATCAGGAACAAAGCACATTTTCAATGTTactgtatgtgaaaatgaaagttaaaCAGAGCTCCACTGTCATAGCTCAGTTCCATTTAAATATCACAGTAAGGCTGGGCAGTGATTTTATTaattacagctgtgtttttcttaCTTTAACATTGAAATATCTACTTTGACCCCCAATAAAACAGGGATTTATTATAATTGAACTGGCTTTCAGACAGTTAATCCCAACTACAAAATAGGCTACAACAAGGAAGAAACAGAACAATTGCTTATCCATTATTATTACAGCACAGTATGTGAAATCTGTTTTAAACGGTCCCTTCTGTGGCTATTTGCAGTAAAACATTGCCACCTCCTGGTCCTTTAGGTACATGGCAGCAGGTCAACAGGTttcagttctctctctctcacacaaacactgtggTTCAGGGTTTTGTTAGGCTCTCACATCTGGTTATGTTAAAGTTAGAGGAATGCCCTACAAATGTGGCATCTGAATATTCGTCAGTCATGGTGATGTAACATACTGGTCATTCCTTTTCTATTTATTAAACTTGTTTTATGGGTATGGAAGAGACGAAAATGCCTGCAAAGATATTAAAGTTTACATTATAAATAAGTGTTCAGTTGactgttttggtctttttttttcattcaaagcAGTTCCTGTGACTTTGCAGTTACTGTGTTAGTATTTCCCCGGCCTTAGACGTAGTTATTGAGCCTATAACCACTGCTGGCAAGGGAGCAAAGGGAGGGAGCACGATTGTCCTTCAGGGCCTCGGGGGGCTTATACAGCGGAGCAGGAGGATATATGTTGTTGAAGGCAGGGGGAGGCGATGGTGGTTGATTCCTCTGCACATAGTGGGGCCTCTGTGACCTgtcaccactgctgctccagcaCAGCACCAGCCCTGCGGTCAGGCTGAGGAAGGCCGAGGCGTACCCGAGGTACACGGCCAGGCCGATCTCATACTTCATCCCACTGAGAAGGAAGGGGTCGTAGAAATCCATGACAACATCGTTGGTGGTCCAGGACACAGTGACCAGGCAGAGCAGGccagcacagagaaaacaaactgCCCCGCTTAGTGCAAGGGGAGACTTGATCAACGAGCCCTGGGCGAAGCGGGTACACTTCATTCCCATCACAGAAACCAGAGATGCCAGGACTGAGGTGATGCAGGAGAGAACCATGAGCGCCCGGGCAGCCTAATGTGGAGGAGAACAGACAAGCGTCTTGGGATTAAAACAGGATTCTCATAGAATTTTTCTCCTAGATCACTGTACAGTACTCTACCAGTTATTTGGCAATCTATTAATCTACTGGTTAATTGATATATCAGTAAATAGATTTCCCCAAAATACTTGCCTGAAAGTGTTAGTAATTCTAAATTGTGAGTTAATTCTTCACCCTGAGCTCATTGTATACTCATTTATATCCAGTATAACCCTCAGTTTACACTTAAAGTGAGACTATGTAACTTCTGCTGAATAATGACTACTGTGGCCGCAAGTCACAATTATGGAGTAATGCTAAAATTTAGTATTAGTTAAGAGTAGCACaagtcaaattttttttttgaaagaagcagcaaatcctcacctTTGAGAAGTTGAAATAAGAGAATGTTGTTGCCATTTGtgctttaaaaatgtgatttcagCTCTTCTCATGATAACATAAGGTGCTCTGGAGTGAAGCTTTCACTAAATGGTGAATGTGCAGTACCTGCAGGTCGCGTGGCAGTGCCAGCAGTGATCTGTACAGCTCACACTGGTAGATGCCGGTGCTGTGCCATACACACTCCATCCACAGGCCTTTCATGTAGGCGGTGGCTGTGATGATGTTGGAGCCCAGGTAGGCTGTGCTGCGCCAGTGGGGGAGCAGAGTTGCAACAACAGTTCCTGCAAACCCCAACAGCCCCAAGAAGAAGCCAAGGAGTTGAACCGGCATGCTGGCCATGATTATTCTCACTCGGACAGCAActgcaaaaaacaaagttacagttTGAAAACACTGTTGATGAGCATGTGTATAGTAGGAGAAGATTACTCTAATAGCCTTTGGATGTCTCTTACGTTGAATATGTCACTATGCCGGCTCGTAAATATACACTGGATCCACAGATAATgtaagaaaaaaggaaaatctacacacagaaacaacataTCGCcacataaaaaagtaaaaaaaaacactttttgaaCAAAACTACAGTCCCCCAGGCTGAAGATGAGGCTGGATTCCTCTTCTTATCTGCATGGTCCCCAGAAGTACAGTAAGTTCCACAGAGCTTACATCCAGTCACAGAGTCTGAGCCATTCCTCGAGTGTCTCTGGAGTGTGAGCAGAAATAGCTTTGGAAACTTTCTGGCTCTCTGGTGAGTGGCAGGTGACTGCATCTGTAACTAATGAGAGCAGTGTTCAGCTCCACCTGTTTAACGCTCTCCTCTGGAGGGCAAACCACAGCAGCCTATTTGTTAAGCTCCCCACCACCCCTCAGGAAAGGCGCGCTCGTGAGAGAGATCggaaattaaacatttacagaaacCATCCAAGCTGAGAGTACCGTTATAAACCACTAactttgaacatttttcacagcTCCGCAGGGGGAGGGCTGGGGCGGGGTTGCAGGTCGGGGGAATGGCTTGATGACAAAGCATTTCTAGTTGATTAGCCCCAACCTGTGACCACAAGGGATAGTAgtgacttgttttaaaaatcGGCCAAATTATATCATGTCCAATTTAATCTGAGATCACCAGGcactaaatatttacaaattgaCATGGACacggagagaactctgttgcgACGTTCATCGGGCCGTatttcaaacaatgatgagacttCATTTCAGAAGGAAATTAACAATCTTGCAGAGTGATGCACAGAGAACAGCCTACTGCTAACCAAAGAGCTCAATCAGTGgggctgaggtggagcaggtgaacagagaacctgacatggtcatgtGACATCTCCATGCTGGTGAAAAAAGCTCAGAAAAGGCTGTATTTCTTAAGGGAACTCAAGAAGGCATAAATCAAATGCCAAGTTCTGgttaacttttacagaggagcaacagaaagcatcctgactggaaacatcaccaaCTGGCATCGGAGGTGCATGGTCCAGGACAGGaaggctctgcagcgggtgattagaAGTGCTTAGACGATCAATGGTACCCATTGTACctacagagcccaaaggatactaacaGACAgaacccaccccagccacagcctgtccaccctgctgccatctggCAAAACAGAAGTATTCGCTGTCGTACcaccagacttcagagcagcttcttacctcaggctgtgagactaCTCAATTCATCCTCATCCTTCGCACTGAACCATGAACCTTGAATATTGTGGTAAAAATCCACACCTGCCCAGGAGGCTCTAGGCCACAACTAAAGAGCTCCTCCCTCACAGTGAGAGCACTTGAAATGCATGGGTAGTTAAGCATTTACTTTTGTTTCCTCTCACTGTTTTGAACAAAATGTTCTCCAGGTGAAAATCCTGAATAATGAGTGAACAATGACCACCCAAGTCTCTGAAAAAATAAGATGTCAGcacttaaaatatgtttttatttactgccAATTATACCCCTTTAATGCAAATTTGGTTGATGTAACTGCAAGAATGAAACAAAACGACTTTAAACTTGAAACCACAATGTGCTCATACAGATCCATTGTTTTTACTTCCTCAGAGAACAGAGGCCCTTTATGAAGCCTGATTATTGTTCTGTGTTAGACCTGGCACGGTTGGGGCCTTAAAATATCAGAGATACAAGCC is part of the Micropterus dolomieu isolate WLL.071019.BEF.003 ecotype Adirondacks linkage group LG07, ASM2129224v1, whole genome shotgun sequence genome and harbors:
- the LOC123973805 gene encoding claudin-14-like, whose product is MASMPVQLLGFFLGLLGFAGTVVATLLPHWRSTAYLGSNIITATAYMKGLWMECVWHSTGIYQCELYRSLLALPRDLQAARALMVLSCITSVLASLVSVMGMKCTRFAQGSLIKSPLALSGAVCFLCAGLLCLVTVSWTTNDVVMDFYDPFLLSGMKYEIGLAVYLGYASAFLSLTAGLVLCWSSSGDRSQRPHYVQRNQPPSPPPAFNNIYPPAPLYKPPEALKDNRAPSLCSLASSGYRLNNYV